Within Syntrophorhabdaceae bacterium, the genomic segment TGTAATGATTTGCATAGTTCTTTTGTTTCCCGGGCTCAGTTTCTCCGTGAGAAAGTCTACATAGACGTGTGCCCTTTTCCATGACGTGTAGGGGATGGCGAAGCCGATCACTACTGAACCGCAGAAGGAGATGATCTCCATGCTCCCCACGATCGGGCTCCCCAGATTCCTCATGATTACATCGAGAAGGGTGATGACCATCATGAAGGCCAACACTGAACCGGCAATAACATGGAAGGTCACGTCAATTTTAAATACGGTATCCAAAAAGATATTTTTCATTCTTCCTCCGTAATGTTTCCCTATCCCCCTATGTTGTCCGGGGGATAGGGAAATGAGGGTTGAGAAGGGTTATGGATGAGCCTTGATATAGTCCTGACAGAACTTCAACGCTTCAGCGCCCGGCAATTTTTTTGCATTCATTGCCTTCACGTATTCATCAAGGATTGGCTTCATCTTTGCGGTGACCTTTGCTTCCTCATCTTTTGATACCTTTATAAACTTTACGCCTTTTTGAATGGCGTACTCTTTTCCTTCCTTGTCCAGCTTATTCCACAAATTGCCCTGTTTTTCTATCCACTCTTCGTTGATCTTCTCGATCGTTGCCTGGTCTTCCTTGGAGATCTGGTTCCATTTGTTTTTATTCATGATGACATACATTGATGTTAGATAGGAGACCGCGTTGCTGTCAAGGCTTGTCTTTACAACCTCCGCAAACCGCCATCCCTTTAAAGCCTCGTTGGGGAGGAGGATACCTTCGACAAGCCCCTTCTGGAGGGCATCGTAGGTCTCTGTAATGGGCATGGTCACCGGCGCTCCGCCAAGCACCTTCACGATGTCGGCATTTTCCGCGTTGGCTTTGATCCTGAGACCCTTTATGTCGTCAAAGGATTTGATCTCCTTCTTCGTATGGAAGGTGCCGGGGGCAACGCCGTGAAGATACATTACTTTGACGTCGTCAAATTCTTTCGGCTTAAACTTTTTATAATACTCGTTGGCCAAGTTTGTTCCCTGGTAGCCGCTTGCATAACCAAGGGGTTGTTGGAGAACCTCGCTAAGCGGGAGCCTTCCCGGTGAATAGGCCAGGAGGTTCTGCGCCATGTCGGCAATACCTTTTACGACGGCATCATAAGCCTGTCCGGGCGGGGCAAGCGTATTGCCGGGAAAATAGCTGATCTTTACCCGGCCGTTGGTCCTTTTCTCGACCTCTTTGATCCATTCCTCGGCCAGTTTGCTGATAGGATGAACCGGTGGGAAGAAATTTGAATACCTCAGCTTGACCACCTTTTCCTGGGCATTTACCGGAATGGTGGATGCAAGAAACACGATAGCTACAACACTTATGATACACCAGAGTACACAATGTTTTTTCATAATAGACACCCTCCTCACATTATTATTTGATGGCCCGTCCTTTTGATATGAAGGACCGTTCATCCTGAAACAATTTTTACTGCTTGCCGGCATTGAGTAACTGTTTCCTTATCTCCCTTTTCAATATCTTGCCCGCAGGACTCTTCGGCAATTCGTTTTGTACGATATAGTCTTTGGGTATTTTGAACCCGGAAAGACGGCTTTTCAGAAAGTTTTTCAACTCCGCTGTTGACAGTGTATGCCCGGCCCTGGGGACTATACAGGCGCAGATGCGCTCGCCCCACTCCTTGTCCGGGACCCCTACGATGGCGCACTCCTCCACTTCAGGCCATGTGTAGAGGACCTCCTCAACCTCACGGGGATAAACATTCTCTCCG encodes:
- a CDS encoding TRAP transporter small permease encodes the protein MKNIFLDTVFKIDVTFHVIAGSVLAFMMVITLLDVIMRNLGSPIVGSMEIISFCGSVVIGFAIPYTSWKRAHVYVDFLTEKLSPGNKRTMQIITRCMGIVLFAFIGYNFIIYGFDLIRTKEVSPSFRLPYYPIPFGLSLSCFLQCLTLVADLVRTIHSGGDK
- a CDS encoding TRAP transporter substrate-binding protein; translation: MKKHCVLWCIISVVAIVFLASTIPVNAQEKVVKLRYSNFFPPVHPISKLAEEWIKEVEKRTNGRVKISYFPGNTLAPPGQAYDAVVKGIADMAQNLLAYSPGRLPLSEVLQQPLGYASGYQGTNLANEYYKKFKPKEFDDVKVMYLHGVAPGTFHTKKEIKSFDDIKGLRIKANAENADIVKVLGGAPVTMPITETYDALQKGLVEGILLPNEALKGWRFAEVVKTSLDSNAVSYLTSMYVIMNKNKWNQISKEDQATIEKINEEWIEKQGNLWNKLDKEGKEYAIQKGVKFIKVSKDEEAKVTAKMKPILDEYVKAMNAKKLPGAEALKFCQDYIKAHP